A single region of the Theileria annulata chromosome 4, complete sequence, *** SEQUENCING IN PROGRESS *** genome encodes:
- a CDS encoding cyclin-related protein, putative (Tap349h10.p1c.C.cand.112 - score = 38.09;~SMART CYCLIN (SM00385) at aa 47-126, E()=6.55e-02) has translation MDCAVRAVSDDFIRTLGVVLTKIVSDVVPEYGSISCFNSINAPPISDYLVRIARYVNCSNECFVLALVYIDRIMKIHKFSVSVLNIHRLLITSVMLAAKFSDDVYYSNSFYAQVGGIKVAEMNLLEAQFLMLIKYQLFVNAKDYENCRKGVESSSNKIYTIPLLSQNNTNKNTNHNFNSTKLKYSNNNTLFNTNNSVFNSNNNTLFNTNNTPFNSNNTVFNTNNSVYNTNNTLFNTNNTLYNSNNNSVFNTNNTVYNSNNTVYSTNNSKVYNNSTFNGINGYSNGYASSKSLHDDLYNKLQLNKENNCRYNAADSNKGKAYNLYGYNNTVGHNYNALNYNTLNHNINQNPIHHNTTNRNNVNHNVKPEPINCYGSGFNQYSGYDYSSAFKNDDDYLITREKLSLSNYIYDFGAENRFARTESALTVSTSASDTQETPDEATLRDRETFRTKFDECEAFVNALETRFKDTLKKKSSSNVGTVQQLTLINLKNDW, from the coding sequence ATGGACTGTGCAGTACGTGCTGTGAGTGACGATTTCATTCGTACACTTGGTGTGGTATTGACGAAGATAGTGTCTGACGTCGTGCCTGAGTATGGTTCCATAAGTTGCTTCAACTCAATCAACGCCCCCCCAATCTCAGACTACCTCGTCCGAATCGCGAGGTACGTCAACTGCAGTAATGAGTGCTTTGTGCTCGCATTGGTGTACATTGATCGAATCATGAAGATCCACAAGTTCTCAGTCTCAGTGCTCAACATCCACAGGCTCCTCATCACCTCGGTGATGCTTGCGGCCAAGTTCAGCGACGACGTGTACTACTCCAACAGCTTCTACGCCCAGGTTGGTGGCATCAAGGTGGCCGAGATGAACCTCCTGGAGGCCCAGTTCCTCATGCTCATCAAGTATCAGCTGTTTGTTAACGCTAAGGATTACGAAAACTGCCGTAAAGGCGTGGAATCATCGTCTAACAAGATTTATACAATTCCATTACTGAGTCAAAATAATACCAATAAAAATACCAACCACAATTTCAACAGTACCAAActtaaatattcaaataataatacacTCTTTAATACGAATAATAGTGTATTCAATTCAAATAACAATACACTCtttaatacaaataatacGCCGTttaattcaaataatacTGTGTTCAATACAAATAATAGTGTATACAACACGAATAACACACTATTTAACACAAATAACACTTTATACAATTCTAATAACAATAGTGTATTCaatacaaataatactGTATACAATTCTAATAACACTGTATACAGCACAAATAATAGTAAAGTGTACAATAATTCTACGTTCAATGGTATTAACGGATACAGTAATGGATACGCAAGCAGCAAGAGCCTCCACGATGATTTATACAACAAGTTACAATTGAATAAGGAAAATAATTGCAGATACAACGCAGCCGATTCCAACAAGGGAAAGGCCTATAACTTATACGGCTATAATAACACAGTAGGCCATAACTACAATGCACTCAACTACAACACACTCAATCACAACATTAACCAGAATCCTATCCATCACAACACAACTAACAGAAACAATGTTAACCACAACGTTAAGCCGGAGCCAATTAACTGTTACGGCAGCGGATTTAACCAGTATTCTGGATACGACTACAGTAGTGCATTCAAGAACGATGACGACTACCTGATCACGAGAGAAAAGCTGAGCCTGTCAAATTACATTTACGATTTTGGAGCCGAAAACAGATTTGCAAGAACCGAGTCGGCCTTGACAGTGTCAACATCAGCATCTGATACGCAAGAAACACCCGACGAGGCCACGCTAAGGGACCGAGAAACATTCAGAACCAAATTCGACGAGTGCGAAGCTTTCGTCAACGCACTCGAAACAAGATTCAAAGACACGCTCAAGAAAAAAAGCTCATCAAACGTCGGAACTGTACAACAA
- a CDS encoding vacuolar H+-ATPase subunit, putative (Tap349h10.p1c.cand.114 - score = 7.46;~SMART 2 domains pfam:ATP-synt_C (PF00137) at aa 12-77, E()=2.00e-10; 90-155, E()=4.80e-16;~4 probable transmembrane helices predicted for TA07825 by TMHMM2.0 at aa 10-32, 53-75, 90-112 and 132-154) gives MAVQCDPHSIFFGMMGVVCAMVFSNLGAAYGTARSGVGISSMGVMRPDLVMKSIIPVIMAGVLGIYGLIISIVITGNYGEPGEYSHFLGYSHLAAGLVVGLCSLAAGLAIGIVGDAGVRAHAQQTRLFVGMVLTLVFAETLALYGLIIGLVVAMKAPKGLCTSFLK, from the exons ATGGCAGTTCAGTGTGACCCGCATTCTATATTTTTCGGAATGATGGGCGTAGTATGCGCCATGGTTTTTTCAA ATTTGGGAGCCGCATATGGTACCGCAAGAAGTGGAGTTGGTATAAGCAGCATGGGTGTGATGCGCCCTGATCTCGTCATGAAGTCGATCATCCCCGTTATTATGGCCGGTGTTCTCGGAATCTACGGTCTCATCATTTCAATCGTTATCACAGGAAACT ATGGAGAACCCGGAGAGTATTCACACTTCTTGGGATATTCTCATTTGGCGGCTGGACTAGTCGTCGGTCTCTGTAGTCTT GCTGCCGGGTTGGCTATTGGTATAGTTGGAGATGCAGGAGTTCGTGCACATGCACAACAGACCAGGCTGTTTGTCGGTATGGTTTTGACTCTAGTGTTTGCCGAAACTCTCGCACTCTACGGACTCATTATTGGACTCGTCGTCGCCATGAAGGCCCCCAAAGGACTCTGTACTTCATTCctcaaataa
- a CDS encoding uncharacterized protein (SMART RRM (SM00360) at aa 109-182, E()=6.37e-08; PWI (SM00311) at aa 476-552, E()=1.01e-03), with the protein MDIAPFGFHGPIMAQPNIITAAPTVIAQPAMPNLMPNPNIITPQLITPPIINPNIINPQMINAGMLKGNLAAKMPSGIQYPMKTLIDNLLNPVVVKVPERDDTPKLTNVVYVGGLTVDTKNEFVINILQKCGKTSHFKRHTDPSTGLLSTFAFCDFESPGGAYFAIECLADLDFGENKLKVSCNSRVKCQIDDWREGKIEEMCRNMPEKTRQEVIEELEAYKVKLRNEFIELISMHFNTNKEGDPESASETVTAGLKESSASRESEKQTKDKNEKTKERDETGLTKEYTIHKKEADRIFKLRQKKRNYDNKYKEQLSHWTQEEDKLFRKIKALFEVPPSKRDKLIELDLAGKSRPNLKHRKQEIEDDLRDEREEQDENKAKKISVKLFSSGSTTSRSDMTNNVKNEPNKRIKLDTKSTASDSSTSHRVASESSSSVVKLFSEEAEEVKTALTEDQIWEMVPKTDILDASLEWDVLFSTNLSILIEPWIRRCILEYMGDEESLVNDVLEFIFSRLKERPKAKELLADVEQFLDEESVGFVTQLWRLLFFHQIRLKNL; encoded by the exons atggATATAGCTCCATTTGGATTCCACGGACCGATTATGGCACAACCAAATATAATAACAGCGGCACCGACTGTGATAGCCCAGCCAGCCATGCCAAACTTAATGCCTAACCCGAATATTATCACACCTCAACTGATTACACCACCCATCATCAACcctaatattattaaccCACAAATGATTAACGCTGGAATGCTTAAAGGAAACTTGGCCGCCAAAATGCCCTCAGGCATACAATACCCAATGAAAACACTCATTGATAACCTCCTTAACCCTGTTGTTGTTAAGGTTCCAGAAAGGGATGACACGCCTAAACTAACGAATGTTGTATACGTAGGCGGACTGACGGTTGATACCAAAAATGAATTCGTGATTAACATCTTACAg AAATGTGGTAAAACAAGTCATTTTAAGAGACATACTGACCCGTCTACTGGGTTGCTTTCTACATTTGCGTTCTGTGACTTTGAGTCGCCAGGCGGAGCTTATTTCGCAATAGAATGCCTAGCAGATTTGGATTTTGGTGAAAACAAACTAAAG GTGAGTTGTAACTCAAGAGTAAAATGTCAAATTGATGATTGGAGAGAAGGAAAAATAGAAGAAATGTGTAGAAACATGCCAGAGAAGACGAGACAGGAAGTGATAGAGGAGTTAGAAGCATATAAAGTTAAACTGAGAAATGAATTCATTGAACTGATAAGCATGCATTTTAATACTAACAAGGAAGGTGATCCGGAATCTGCGTCAGAAACAGTTACCGCAGGATTAAAGGAATCTAGCGCGAGTAGAGAAAGTGAAAAACAAACAAAAGATAAGAATGAAAAGACAAAAGAGAGAGATGAGACAGGCCTTACTAAGGAGTACACGATACATAAAAAGGAAGCTGATAGAATATTTAAGCTAAGACAGAAGAAAAGaaattatgataataaatataaggAACAATTGTCACATTGGACACAGGAGGaggataaattatttagaaaaatCAAAGCGCTGTTTGAAGTGCCGCCATCAAAAAGAGATAAACTCATAGAGCTGGACTTGGCAGGGAAAAGTAGGCCTAACTTAAAGCACAGGAAACAAGAAATTGAAGATGACCTGAGAGATGAACGGGAAGAACAAGATGAGAATAAAGCCAAAAAGATTTCAGTCAAGCTCTTTTCCTCAGGTTCCACAACTTCTCGTTCAGACATGACGaataatgttaaaaatgAGCCTAATAAACGCATAAAATTGGACACCAAGTCAACAGCCTCAGATAGTAGCACATCTCATCGTGTAGCCTCAGAATCATCCAGTTCGGTAGTGAAACTGTTTTCTGAAGAGGCTGAGGAGGTGAAAACTGCCCTTACTGAAGATCAGATTTGGGAAATGGTCCCCAAAACTGACATTCTTGACGCTTCCCTGGAGTGGGATGTCCTGTTCTCCACAAACTTGAGTATTTTAATTGAGCCCTGGATTAGGCGCTGCATTCTCGAGTACATGGGTGACGAGGAGAGTCTTGTGAACGACGTCCTGGAGTTCATCTTCTCCAGACTCAAGGAGCGTCCCAAGGCGAAGGAACTTCTGGCTGACGTTGAGCAGTTCCTTGATGAGGAGAGCGTCGGATTTGTAACTCAGCTTTGGCGACTCTTGTTTTTCCACCAAATTCGTCTCAAAAACCTATAA